DNA sequence from the candidate division WOR-3 bacterium genome:
CCGGACTGGATAATATTCAGACCCCCTGATACTTCAATAAGCCGCTCAAGCATTTTTAAATAACTTTCTTTTTGTTTCTTCTGGAAATCCAGAAAATATAAGATTGACATACCCTCAATGATATTCAAATCAAAAAAAATTGCAATAGGGTAATGATGCTAAGTTCTCTTTACTTTTTTTCAAGTTATCTTTTACCCCTAAACTGTTTATGGGTTATCAGCAGACGAGAAAGAAACCTTTATTGATTCACATAACAATTATCAGCGGTCGAAACTAAAATCACTGGATGTCCTTACCAATATTGTTCATAGGCTTTATTGTTACTAAATAGAATATTTAAGAAAATGGGATGGAATCCAGGGAATGTTGGAGTTGCCGTTACCTTATTATTGTCACCTTTTTCTCAACTTTTTGCCTTTGACTTTCAAGTTTTATATAATAATTGCCCGAAGGCACAGGTATCCCCGCTCTATCCCGACCATCCCAAAAGATATTAAATCCCCCTGAACCGGTTATTCTTAACAACTCTCTCACCATCCTGCCGGCACCATTATAAATCCGAACCTGTGCTTTACCGCCTTCAGGATATTGCACCCGAATATTGAAGCCATTGTTTGTTGGATTAGGGGTGACTGATAAATCTACGGTTTTAAAATTGTTTGGTAAATCTTCTTCCTTACCGACGATGGGCAGAATTGTAAAAGGTAGCGGGTTAATGGCGACTGCAGTATCACTTGTAGTAGTTGCAGTGAAGCGAATGTAGCAATTATTAGAACCTGGAATATTTGAAGGAATACGCCATTGATACCGGCAATTATTTTTTAGATTGCTCGCAATCAAGGTCCAGGGACCATTCGGACCGGTGGTGGAAATTTCCAGTTTAATCATTGCTGTGCCTTCAGGGACTCCACAGGTCCATCTGATAAACTGGATCGAACCCCGATAGAATTTTTGTCCACCCCGTGGGAATATTGGATAGATGAATAAATTCTGGGGTATTGAAGACTCCTTATAAAATCTTGGACGATTGCGTGAATTCCAGGAATCCCCTTCGTCGCCCACCACCAGTATATCCGGATATCCATTATGGTCCGCGTCCGCACCCACTCGGAATGCTTGAGGTGTTCCTGGACGGGGTGTTTTGAATGTCGTATCAGGTATCCATCCCGTGCCAATGTTAAGCCATATAGTTACGGTGCTATCGCCAAATGCACACAGGTCAACCCAATTATCCAGATTCATATCGAACAATTGGGTTAGGTCATAAAGACCAGTGGTTGGTAGCCCCGCAGAATACGAAGACCAGGTATTATTCCCTTCCCATCTCCATACCTCCACTCCCCCACTTGAGTTACAGAATGCAAAATCCAAATCACCATCATTATCCACATCACCTAACGAAGGTCCCCGCCGGCCTAAATTTCCACCAGGTGGTAGATTCCCATCTGCGTTCGTAAAACCACCGGCACCATTACCTAAATATATGCTGCCATATTGATGTGCAGCACAGAAATCGGTATAACCATCATTATTTATATCTCCAAAGATAAAATCCATCGTGGAATTACCCCCGACGAACCCAAAAGACTGATGCCAGGTTCCATCCCCATGATTTATGAAAATATGGA
Encoded proteins:
- a CDS encoding FG-GAP-like repeat-containing protein, producing the protein MKKLVNLFLAFLVCYSLLFALSYIESSQGLENPAMEGGRTEMEMVDINNDGNIDILSIGDHGSPYVNTQEHGVMVWFGNGQGLWNVYQNGNFGYGGIAIGDVNNDGLLDIGYGMHHNYSNNDFGDSIMEVALGDGTGQNWIPWDDGISIGDPSPWGMFCTDLADIDNDGDLDLGGNSFGADDGIHIFINHGDGTWHQSFGFVGGNSTMDFIFGDINNDGYTDFCAAHQYGSIYLGNGAGGFTNADGNLPPGGNLGRRGPSLGDVDNDGDLDFAFCNSSGGVEVWRWEGNNTWSSYSAGLPTTGLYDLTQLFDMNLDNWVDLCAFGDSTVTIWLNIGTGWIPDTTFKTPRPGTPQAFRVGADADHNGYPDILVVGDEGDSWNSRNRPRFYKESSIPQNLFIYPIFPRGGQKFYRGSIQFIRWTCGVPEGTAMIKLEISTTGPNGPWTLIASNLKNNCRYQWRIPSNIPGSNNCYIRFTATTTSDTAVAINPLPFTILPIVGKEEDLPNNFKTVDLSVTPNPTNNGFNIRVQYPEGGKAQVRIYNGAGRMVRELLRITGSGGFNIFWDGRDRAGIPVPSGNYYIKLESQRQKVEKKVTIIR